The DNA segment CCAGCTTCGACGGTAAGACTTTGACCGTGTGGGTGTCGACACAGACCCCCCACGACCATAGGGACGAGCTTCTCGAGAAGATAGTGCCTCCCCCGGCTGACGTTAGGGTTATACAGCCTGACGTGGGCGGCGCCTTCGGCGCTAAGATAGAGGTGTACCCTGAGGAGATTGTGGTTCCCTACCTAGCCATGAGGCTTGGGAGGCCGGTCAAATGGTATCCCTCCAGGAGGGAGGACATGGTAGCCACAACCCATGGGCGAGACATAAGGGCTGAACTCTCCCTAGCCGCCTCAAGGGACGGTATGATACTGGTTTGAAGGGTAGGATAATAGGTGATGTGGGTGCTTACCCCCTAGGCATCTTCCTCCCCCTGATAGCTGGCCGCATACTCCCGGGAGCCTACGATATTGGGAACGGGGATGTGGAGGTCCTCGCAGTCTACACTAACAAGACGCCTCTAGCTGCCTACAGGGGGGCTGGGAGACCTGAGGGCATCTTCTTCATAGAGAGGATGATGGACCTGCTGGCCGACGAGCTGGGTATGGACCCGGCCGAGCTTAGGCTGAGGAACATGATAAAGCCCGAGGCAATGCCCTATAAGAACTGCTTCGGCTGGCAGTACGACTCCGGCGACTATCCTGGAACCCTGAAACGCGGTCTGAAACTCCTGAGGCTGAGGGAGCTCGAGTCCTGGGTCGAAGAGGAGAGTAGGAAGGGTAGGATGCTGGGCCTCGGCTACGCCTTCTACGTCGAGATAACCAGCGGCGGCCCCTTCGAGACGGCTAAGGTGTCGCTGGGGCGGGATGGCACGGTGAGCATTGTAGTGGGCTCCACCCCCACGGGCCAGGGAGACGCCACCGGGTTCGCCCAGATCGCGGCCGACCTCCTGGGAGTTGACGTCGGGAGGGTGAGGGTCTACTGGGGGGACACCGGTCTCATAGGAGAGGGTGTAGGCACCTTCGGCAGCAGGACCATAACTGTAGGCGGCGGGGCCGTTATAGAGGCCGTGTCCGAAGTCCTGGAGGGGCTGAGGGCGAAGGCCGCGGAGATGCTGGGAGTCGAGCCCGAGAGGGTCGAGTACAGGCCGGGCGAGTTCTACGTCGCCGACAGCCCCGAGGACTTCGTGGGCCTGTGGGACGTGGTCGAGCAGCTGTACAGGGAGCTGGGTGAGGGGGCCAGCGAGGTACTCTCTGCATACGCAAAGTACGACCCTAGGAAGCCCGTCTACCCCTACGGCCTGCACGTGGCGGTTGTCGAGATAGACCCCGGGACGGGGGTGCCGAGGGTTGTGGAGTATAGGTCTCTCGACGACGTAGGCCGCATAGTCAACCCCATGCTTCTTGAGGGGCAGCTGGTGGGCGGTATAGTGCAGGGTATAGGCGACACCCTATACGAGGAGATGGTGTACACCAGCGACGGCTACCCGGCTTCGCTGAGCCTGGCGGACTACGGAGTGCCCACGGCCCTCGAGTACCCCGACGTTGTGGAGATCCACTTCCAGGAGACCCCCACACACCACCCCCACGGCACCCGCGGTGTAGGGGAGATTGGCACTATAGCCGCGCCACCCGCCGTTGCGAGGGCTGTGGAGGACGCGGTTAGGAGGTATACAGGGCGCCGAGGGTTTAGGGTGAGGAGGCTGCCGGTGAAGCCCGAGGATATACTGGCTGCCCTCAGCGCCGAGGGTTGAACCGGCGAGAGGATAGGGGGAGATGCCAGCGCCGCCTAGGAGGCTGTTTTTCAGGAGGCTCAAGACTATAGTCATCGCAGCCATAGTCTTCATAGTAGCCTACAGGCTGGCCCTCGCCCTGGCCGCCTCGATACTGAAGGGGGCTATAGCCACCGCCACGCTGGCCTCGATACTCATAGCCGCTGCCGTTATAGTAGCCGTGCTCATGCTGCTGAGGAGGGGTGGGTGAGGCTTCTTGGCCCAGAGGCTCAGGTGGGAGAGGGTTGAGGGGGTTGCCAGGGCGTTCTCCAGGCTTAGCTTGGGCGAGGTCCTCGCTTTCGAGGAACAGGCAGACCCCCAGTACAAGCTCGTGTCGAGGCTGGCCTCCGAGGTGGGGCCGGGGAAGGCGGCTGTCGCCGCCCTCCTCACAGGCCTCGCCAGCTACAGGCTGGCCATGAGGGGTGAGGAGTGGTGGCTCTGCTTCTACAGGCACATGAGGTCCTCGCTACCCCGTGCCGAGGGCCTGGAGGGTGTCTTGAGGGCTGTAGAGGGGTTTCTCACCTCCTGCAGCGGGGCCGCTATAGGTAGGGAGGCTAAGCTGAGGAGGGTTAGGAAGGCCGCCAGCGCGGCCGAAACCCTCCGGGGTGTTCTGGAGGATCCTCCAGCCCTGGTGGAGATGGCCCCCCAGATACTGGAGGCTCTGAGGACGGCGTTGGGCGAGAAGGGCTTCAGGAAGACCACGGTATTCTCGGTTAAGATAGCGTACTATGCTGTAAGGCCGCTAGCCGGTAGGAGGCCGCTGACGCTAGACGTCCCCATACCGGTTGACGTTAGGGTTGCCTGCGCCAGCATATCCTCGGGGATGGTGGACGCCCCTAGCTATAGGGAGGTTGTAGCCAGGCCTGAGGCGGCGCAGAGGGCTTGGGGCTACGTTTCGAGGTCCTCGGGCATACCGGTCCTCCACATAGACTCGATACTGTGGGTAACAGGCTGGGCCCCTAGGGAGCTCCCGCCGGGCGAGGCTCGGGATATGGTGGCTAGTCTGCTCTCACGCGCCCTCGATAGGGAGAAGGCCCTGCTCCTCGCTTCAGAGCTCGTCAGGAGGCCTTGCCCTGGAGGGTGAAGCTTCTACTCCTCCTAACGTATTTACGCAGCCGCTCCCAGTTCACCTCAACCCCTATCCCGGGCCTGTTCCTCGCCCTTATGACGCTGCCAGGCTCAAGCTCCCACGGCGCGTCTACTATGTCCTCCGCGTAGTATCTGCTGCTGGCGCTTATGTCGGAGGGGTACCTGACGCCAGGGAGGGTTCCTAGGGCTACAAGATGGCCCCTGCCCACCCCCGTCTCCAGCATGCCCCCTATCCAGACCGGTAGGTGTGCCTTGAGGCTCCAGAAGTCGTGTATCTCGAGCGAGGACGCCAACCCCCCCACCCTCCCCGGCTTGATGTTTATTATCCTGGCCGACCCGAGTCTGAGGGCTGCAACGGCGTCTCTAACGCTCCTAACGCTCTCGTCGAGGCAAACCGGCGTTCTAACCATGCTCTGGAAGTACGCGTGCTCGAGCAGGTCCTCGTGGTGGAAAGGCTGCTCTATCATAAGGAGGCTGTACTCGTCTAGCCTCGACAGCCGGGGGGCGTCGAGGAAGGTGTAGGCGGCGTTAGCGTCCACCTGCAGCGGCACATCTGGGAACTCCCTCCTAAGCCTCTCGACAGGCTCTATATCCCACCCCGGCTCTATCTTGATCTTTATCCTGCCATAACCCTCCTCGAGATAGCGGGAAACCGTTTTAACCAGAATGTCTATGGAGGGCTGGATGCCCACGCTCACCCCCACGATCACATCCCTCTTAACCCCCCCGATGAGGCTCCAGAGGGGCTTCGACTCCATTCTAGCCTTAAGATCCCACAGAGCCATCTCAACACCAGCTTTAGCCATGTTGTGCCCCCTGATCCTTGAGAGGCGTTCCCCCACTAGTTCGGGCGACTCTATATTGCTCGGCAGCAGCCTTGCTATGTAGTCCTCGATAACGTGCCAGGCTGTCCAGACTGTCTCGCTAGAGTACCATGGCCCCTCGCCGGCCACAACCTCCCCCCAACCCTCCTCGCCACCCCTCTCCACAGCCCTAACCAGGAGGGCTGGCCTGAGCCTTGTGCTCCCGAAGCTCGTCCTAAACTCTGAGACAAGGGGCATCCAAACCTCGAAAACCTCGAGCCTAGCCACCTCCAACCCGTGCAGCACCCTCCCAACAGACCCACAGCCATATTAATACGATCCAAAT comes from the Aeropyrum camini SY1 = JCM 12091 genome and includes:
- the menC gene encoding o-succinylbenzoate synthase; translation: MARLEVFEVWMPLVSEFRTSFGSTRLRPALLVRAVERGGEEGWGEVVAGEGPWYSSETVWTAWHVIEDYIARLLPSNIESPELVGERLSRIRGHNMAKAGVEMALWDLKARMESKPLWSLIGGVKRDVIVGVSVGIQPSIDILVKTVSRYLEEGYGRIKIKIEPGWDIEPVERLRREFPDVPLQVDANAAYTFLDAPRLSRLDEYSLLMIEQPFHHEDLLEHAYFQSMVRTPVCLDESVRSVRDAVAALRLGSARIINIKPGRVGGLASSLEIHDFWSLKAHLPVWIGGMLETGVGRGHLVALGTLPGVRYPSDISASSRYYAEDIVDAPWELEPGSVIRARNRPGIGVEVNWERLRKYVRRSRSFTLQGKAS
- a CDS encoding N-glycosylase/DNA lyase, with the translated sequence MAQRLRWERVEGVARAFSRLSLGEVLAFEEQADPQYKLVSRLASEVGPGKAAVAALLTGLASYRLAMRGEEWWLCFYRHMRSSLPRAEGLEGVLRAVEGFLTSCSGAAIGREAKLRRVRKAASAAETLRGVLEDPPALVEMAPQILEALRTALGEKGFRKTTVFSVKIAYYAVRPLAGRRPLTLDVPIPVDVRVACASISSGMVDAPSYREVVARPEAAQRAWGYVSRSSGIPVLHIDSILWVTGWAPRELPPGEARDMVASLLSRALDREKALLLASELVRRPCPGG